tgtctatgccatatgtctgggtgaaccccttcgctactaagcgtgctttataccggcttactgacccatctggattatgcttcactgtaaacacccaatgACATCCTActgtcttcttgccatatggtggaggtacaagctcccaagtattgttcttttgtaatgctttcatctcttcatccattgctttcctccattttggatctctcagtgcatcctgcactttgttaggtactgatacagtagatatttgattcacaaatgactcatatgacttagataatctttttgtagatataaaattcgcTACCGGATACTTGGCTGTAGtatgaagggtaggttcatatctttttATTGGTTGACCCCGaatagacctatttggcaaaacatattgtctactattaactctaatagaatgactaacctcaggtgagtgatcttctgtaccaggagagcattggtcaggtgtagaAACAGTAGTATGGGAgatatgaggggcagttgtgttttcATCTGTTGgttcctgaatctctggagtgactacaCCGCCGGAACCATCCGGTGGCGCCTGTGTAGCTGctacattggtaatctcaactgaacctgtcaccatatctactggcttacttgtctccccatctccatgatacagctcttcaaaataggaattctccccctgaagagcagtatcagaaggggCAAAAttactcatgtcctcaaagaaagtaacatccatagtgacatagtactgcttggtaggtggatgatagcaccggtaccctttttgatggcctccatacccaacaaacacacatttaaccgcCCGGGTATCCAATTTAGACCGCTGAtcttttggaagatggacaaaagcaacacaaccgaaaacacgggcatgaagattatgaaaagagggtaaagAGACATGGGATGCAagtacctcatatggaactttgccctgaaggacacgagaaggaagatgattaatgaggtgggcggaagtgatgacagcatcaccccaaagatacttaggcatatgggcactaaaaagaatacaccgagccatttcaagtaaatgacaatttttcctttcagaaacgccATTCTGCTcgggtgtgtaaggacacgttatttgatgaacaattccgtgtgagttaaagaactcctgaaagacatgattcacatattccccccccattATTAGAACGAAAaactctaattgtggcattatattgtgtttgcacagtggtatagaaggcttgaaaagccgggaaaatctcatttttagttttaagaagaacaatccacgaaagacggatgcaatcatcaataaatgacacatagtaccgcattcctgacacagtagactctttggaaggtccccaaacataagaatgaattaattcaaaaggaatagTACTTTTATTAGATTTACTAGGGGCATAGgtagaccgatgactcttgcccaaaacacatgtttcacaatgtaaagaggactcatccacactgaaaaacaaagtaggtatagattttttcataacactaaaagatggatgccctaagcgacggtgccataaccaaatttcacttagcttatcagaagtggaTATTAAAGTGGTCCGAGattgtgcccctggtttctcccccgcatatgtctgatctagatgaaacaaccggcccctcagatacccccgaccaattaactctccggtgagaagatcctgaaatatcacatacataggaaaaaaatgtcacagaacacttagcgtcagtgtttaattagggaacagatatcaaatgatgagataaagcagggacatagagcacattgtgaagctctatagtGGGAGTAATGCGAATAGACCCTTTTCCTAAGACgggaaatgcctcaccattagcattagtaacatagggtacaggTGAAGGAGAcaatatagtaaaataagatttgtcataagtcatatgatcagacgcaccagaatcaataatccatgtatcaaagccaacaaagtgagaaatatttagagtcataccaattttaccatgACCAACGATGGATGCGGTAGGGATGAACATTATTTGACAAATCAGAGGTTATATAGCGGAAGCACCAAAAAATGGATATAAACCTGCCTTGGGTGTACGTGCACTATCAGTGAACTTGCACTGACAAACAAGACAACCAAATCTGGACCGGGTCGGGCAGAAgatggaccgggtcgggtcgagcggtccgggtcgggtcgagtgGAGCTGGGCTAGGCCGGGTGTTGAATGTTGGGCTCAAaaatccgggtcgggtctTGGAAGGGAGCTCCACCGAGAGAAGGTATTAGAATCGGGTTGGTCTTGAAATCGTGGGTCGGCTTCGGAAGCTCTACCGAGAGTGGCGACGCGGAAGGGAGACGGTGGTGAGGTCTGCGGCCGGTGAGGTCTTGTCGCTGAAGACGGCGGCCGGTGAGGTCTGCGCCGGAGAAACTTGCTGGATGAGACTCGCTGCCGGAAGGGCcgggaaggagaagaagacaaGCTTGCTGCCGGAAGGGAAGGAGCTCGCTGCCGGAAGGGAAGGGGCTCGCTGCCGGAAGGAAAGAGCTCGCTGGACGGTGGCCGGCGAGGTCTCTGCTGCTCCGGTCGAGCTCGGCTTCGGCGGAGGACCCGTCTGCTCgaaaagaaacacagaaaaaaaaagacagagCCGATTttagctctgataccaagaagATAAGTGTTTATTGATGAATATTACATACAATTGATGATCTATATATAGCCAGATTATACCCATCCTCTCCACAAATCACAGAGGAAATCCAATTATGCTCAATCGCACTCACAAATTATTCAGTAAATAAGGACCACGCTCTATACTCCAGGACTACTTTGCGTTTAGGATATGGAACGAAATGTGAGATCCTCTATCTTCATAAATTTTGAAGGAGAAAcagaagaaaattgaaaagagatGATGCTTAAGCAAAACCCGGAAGATCTCTATGACTGATGAAGTTGAGGAAGAccgattttgtttttttcaaacacaGTTGAATGAGAAGTACGATGATGCGAATCATCAATTGTCACTTGGTATTGCAGCTCTGCTCATATTACTGTTTGTTTTGCAGAAAGGAGAAAGAACTACATGTGTTAAGAGAAAATGTGAGTCCCAAGTTCCAAACTCCTCAGAGTTCTGGTATTTGAGGttgtaattcaataattcaGATTCAATAACTCATATGTTCACTTATTAGTTGAATCTCTCTATATATGGGAGAAATAGTTCACTCAACTGTCCAATCATCAAACGTTAAGCTAATGTTTCGGTCTATGAATTTCATGCACTGAAATTGAAGGATCGCTTGAAGGCAGAATTATATGATAGTCAAAATACATGCAACACTACCAGAAGTAGTATTTTAGGGTACATTTgctgaagaaaacaaaaacagcaCTAAACATGAAAGAAATACCACTTGAGTAACTCTCATTAGAGAAGAGTCTGATCATACTCCTTATTCAATATCGCAGCATTAGTGGCCGGTGGCGGTCGGTCCATTATGCTTCCCACCCTCTGAGGACAGTGGCCCGTGCGACGCGATTAACTCCGAGAGTAAAGGCTCCCATCCGGAGATCACAGTTGTGGGTCTTGCACATCTCCTTGACATTTTTGAAGCCTTTAGTCATGTAAGTCCTCAGCTCATTATTCACCTTTTCTTCATCCCACAGGAAACCTTGGATGTTCTGCATTACATTGCAAATTTCGCGCCTAAAGTTTATAACCATATTCATATATCTACAAAATTGAGTTGACAAGATGATTGAGAAACACTGTTGTGAGAATGAATATGATTGGAAATAGACTACCTGCACCCACTCGAAGTAACTAACAGTGACTCCTCCAGAGTTTGCATAAATATCAGGAAGAATAACAACACCTTTCTTTGACAAGATCTACATAcatatgaaatcatcttaAACAAAGATTACTGGTTTTACGTTGATATAATAGTTCCAAGTAAATTAAAGTAGACAGTAATGATTGAATAGCCAGATGACTGAACACTAACCTCATCGGCTTCAGGGTCAGTGGGATGATTAGCTGCTTCAATTATGAATTTGGCTTTAATGTCATTTGCATTTTCCCTTGAACCAAAAACAAGATTTACATTAATTGTTCTGTGAAGTTTTCTTGTTTCGCTTTTGGTTTTGGAAGTCTTGATGGAAAACAAAATTGGTAGGAGTAGGTACCTGTTGATGACACCTCCAAGTGCTGCAGGAATGAGAATGTCACAGTCTTCAGCTAAAATTGAGTTGGAATCTTGTATCAACTCCCCGCCATGGAAGCCCTTGACACCTCTTTGTTCCTTGACATGCTTGAGCAGGCTTGGAATGTCAAGTCCTTGGCTGTTCTTTATAGCTCCACTGATGTCACTCACTGCAACTATTTTCCCACCTTTCTCATGAATGAGTTGGGCAGCCCATGATCCCACATTCCCAAATCCCTGCATTCAACTCATTTCTGTTCAAGAGTGACTAAACCTCTGCAGGTGATTCTCCATTAAATGAAAGTATGCAGTTCATACCTGTATAACAAAGCGTTGTCCGGAGATTGTCTTCCCATGCTCATTCAGCAATGCCTCTGTTGCAAAAAGTACTCCTCTTCCGGTGGCTGCATCTCTTCCCAATGATCCACCAagatcctatatatatatatatatatataaacacaaaGTATGAAACAACCTTAATCTATCTCTAATATTCACCAAGAAAATCATCAAATACATACAGtaggctttccagtgacaacTGCAGGTGAGTAGCCATGGAATTTGGAGTACTCATCAAGTATCCAAGCCATTGTCTGCGGACCGGTGCCCATATCTGGTGCCGGAACATCAGTGTGGATTCCAATAAGATCATGAATCTTTTGGGTGAAAACTCTGGTGAGTCTTTCAAGCTCTGAAACACTGAGCTCCCCTGGATCACATCCTATCCCACCTTTGGCACCACCATAGGGGATGTTAGCCACCGCCGTCTTCCATGTCATCAGCTGTGCTAAAGCATTCACCTCGTCTGGCTCAACCTCCGGGTGGTATCTGATGCCTCCCTTCATGGGGCCTCTGGCATTGTCATGTTGAATTCTGAAGCCAACATATGAAGCCAAACTGCCATCATCTTTGGGAATAGTACACTCCACCTTGATTTCCCTAAATGGTATCAGTAAACTTTGTTCAAGCTTCGAGTCCAATCCCAAAAGCCGAGCAGCCAACTTAAAGTTTCTGTTTGTTGCCGCTAACGCATTCATCTTCCCTGATCCACTACAATCTTTATATTCTTAGTTTCCAACTTGAACTGGAACTGAGGAATACAGAGCacatcaaaatcaaagtcAAGATCAGAATGGCCTaagaaacaatatatattactATCAATTATCACTTCCAAATCGATCTTAGGCTTAAAGAATGCAGAGTGTTCTACAGCAAGCTATAAAATGGTACGTGCACCAGTGCACCATGGAGTCCAACACTCATGCTATTTATAGTTCTACTGATAAATCAATTAAGCAACTCATAATTAATTATCACTAATTTTCatgtacaattttttttttgttaaaaacaaGTTCCATGCACTAAAACGATGACGAATTATTTGACTAAAGTGCCACTAATAAACATCCAAGATTAGTGGAATTGGTCGATATGAGATATGGACTCTGATCTGGAATTCATATTATCGCAATCTTTTCCAAACAAGTGATCACTGCTTGTTAGAAAACACAAGATTAATCAATAGACTTCTGGAATTATTTTTTAGGGATTTAAGGGCTCTGAAATTGATCTAGGTTGCATGCACATTTGGCCGTCTAGGTCTAGGCGAGCTAGACTTTCATACTTTATGTGCATGTAGGACGTATCACACTCTTTTCCAAAGTgaatttctcttcttttccaaaagaaaatttaaacaATCGAATATGATTTTGCAGTACGTCAAGTCTTTTTATTGATGCTTTTATACGTCAACTTTGTCACCTTGCTAAGCTAAACCGTCCGTATGGTTAAGGTTAATCTGATGGAAACAAAACGAATGCACTATAGTTTCAATCTTAGAGTAGCTAATTATAACATCGACCTCTCCAGAATAATCAGACAATTTACATTATAAATATTGAAGTTTTTAGTGAGGAAACAGAAATGCAAGAAACAAGGACATACGTACAGTTGCTGATGCGGGATGGATCGAATAATTCGACCACAATCACTGCAGGAAAACGAAGAAGCAGATGGTGAATGATTCTAGCTATCGAAGACAGTCGATCGAGTACGATGAGAACTCTGAATGGAATGGCCGGAATGAATATAAACTATAGAGACTCATGCAGATATATATGGCCTGAGCCCTAGAGGCTACATAAGCAAAGAATCAAAGGACAAAAGCAGAATCAATTCTCTTATGAGGAATCCGAGTAGGAGAGCCTTATTGCTTCGTCCATTCATCCCACACTAGAATATATACTCCAACTAACATGATACTCTGCACTGTCTGCAGTGCCAATTTGATGTGCGTACGTGAATTCATATTTATTAGGAGTATTGATTCGTATCCAATCCACACGTACGTACACTGCCTATGGATACAAGGAATAATTAGTTACATATCAATGTATCACACATATCTGTATATagtaatgttttaaaaaatgaaGGCGTAACCCGAGGCGTTTTCTTGAAAGGATTGAGCCTTAAAACTTGAGGCGCATAAAACGTAAGCCTTATGATATAAAAAATTGGTAtttaaatgtgtaaatatataattatagacatacaaaaagaacaaatatacataagaacttaccaatttattgcatttagatataatgaaattcataattcaaacgttttagataattttcatcaaattaaacacattatataaataatataaaaagatACCTAAAAAGACTATTTTATAAGGTGTAGTAAAATGTATAAAAGGCGTGAAAAACGTAGCATAAGGCGTAAGATTTTTAAGCCTCGGTGTCCAGACCAAAAAACAGATGCGTTATGTAAGTAGTTTATACATTGGTATATAGCTTGATCTATTTGTCATTTATCTGGATTAGACTATATTACAAAATTGAGGtgagttttttaaaacattggtaTATAGCTTGATCTATTTGTCATTTATCTGGATTAGACTATATTACAAAATTGAAGGCCAAAATATAAAACAGTTGCcttcaaaattatattttctgCTAATTTTATGTATCGGAAATGCAAAATACCGTACTTCTCCTACCTTAATCGCTACTCCAAGATAGTACCTGCTCTGATTTGACCGCACACGAAGTGCTCTTCTCTCTTTGTGGGTGCACAGTAGGAATTAAATTTAGAACAAAACAAGTTTAGTGAAATGATTAAAGGAAGGGTAGCTAGCTACGTGATAATGTGTTTCAAGTTTCATATCACGACAATTTAATGATCAAAAGAATCTGCATCTActtgttttaaaatttcttCCTACAATATAATTCTATGAATCTGTATATAATGGATTCTTTGTAACGTcatatctttaatatttttggaCTTGGCAATGCACCGGAGACGTCTCATGTTAGGCTTACACAAAATTTATAGTCTCTTCTGTTTTGACAACACACGAgtactttttctttgttatttgACTTGGACGTGGTTATATGTATGTGTGACACTAATACTGTTTGTAGTTTTCTTAAAGAAAGGGCCGGTGCGAATGTTCTCGAGCCTTAATTGTACAGTTTCATTATGTTGAATACATTAAGCATCACTACAAACATAATTACCAATAAGCACATTTCCTCCTGCCTATGAATAGCCCAGGACGAAGCCCGGCCAGCCCAAAACAAATACGAGCTAGATAGGGAGAAAGGAAGCGGCCTCAGGTCAACTGCAAGATTCACAGTAGCACGTCGGAGCAGCGGTCGTCGATCATTCATGTGGACGAGCTCGACCCTCCGCCATTGATGGCGCCTCTAGTGACTTGTTTACTCCACCAAACAGTTGCCAATTTGGACATGATCTGCCACTGAAGGTTAGCTGCCGATGTAAACAACATTAGAAGGGTACACCCGAAGTTGCACAAAACTTTAGAAGGGTCCCGGTATAGAAAGCTCCTAGAAACTGGGAGCCCTCAATCAAGTGATCAACTTAGTTATGTTTTGACAATTTTTCGACATTCTCGATTTAAGTGAGTGGTATTTATATGAGTGATATAATGATAAGATTCACTAATCTCTATAACATCTTAGATATTCAATCATAAGATTCGTTTTCTTTTGCCGTTGTCTTTGATTAACTAAGCACCGGAGTGCAATTCCCAATCTACTTGCGGAAACGATCGATGTATGCAATATTAAGCATACATGCAATCATCCCACGACCACATCCACTAAGACCTAAAGGTCCCGACTTATGCATCGATCTTTCAAaacaagctagctagctaatcCTTTTACATTTTGTCTATATGTTTATTGGGATGCAACAAATATGAACAATATGGAAACAGAGGAAGAAGGAATTGATTCTTCCATAAGTAGAGGAATGTCACAATCACAAGTGACCGGTACTAGATATATAAACCATTTCCCAACCAAGTTGAACCGAGTATAATAGGTAAAGTCGAGATTAAAGGGAAAACGGTGCGTAGATTCATGTATATTGCATAGTGTtaatttcttttctatatataatttcttcattttaCTTAGCTTTCGActagattatatatgttggtgatgaaatgGAATCACTAGAAAATGTTGGGGAATCTTGGATCGACCACACTACTCTAAGACAAAGAACGCCCTCCATTCCACTACGGAAACAAGTTAAGATTCCTTGATCTACTCAGACTACTATGTACCGTATTCAATTTCTAATTTGATTTAATTGTATCATAGTAGAACAATACATATTCTTTGAAATCGCGACAGCTTTACTACATGcacaacaaaaatatatatatttccttttaaaaaatggagtttctatttatacaTTTAAAAACGGTATTTAGACCTCTTTACTCACTAGCctccattttacttttatagaaacctaaaatactatttagacctccaaagttttcctaaaatacctattatctaatttgatatatcaaatcatactactatctattaatttcttcctactctatttcaaattcatttattttatacaactcgaaaaatgcataataatcacacaaattatcttctcgaattaatttgattactcttccactcgttttctaaattcataataaattagtcaactatatttttcattcattgatagtaacatcaacgtatatgaaatattttaacctcttattaacgagttttgttcatcaacgtatatgaaatattctaTCCTCTAATGAATGAGTTTTATTTTTGGCTCAAATCGAAATTTATGAAAAATTCTAGATAattatatagtttatacattaaatcgtccacattcaatttgatgtttatcaattacattaaattttttactaatgatgtttattaaaaaataaggtaatcaattaaatcatttaatgtaATTTTAATATCCCATTTTAGATTCtctagcaataaatataaatgataattttctacaattgtattttataatagataagtacataattattttcctttttgtatttttattgttatatgttttttggtaatttcatatgcattgaCTAAGTCAAAACTATATAGGAAAAAGATGGAGGTCCAAGTGCTATTTtaagaggtatgaatagaagctcccttaaaaaaaacttcttataaaaaaagtcacatttaATGCATGtatttagaaaaaagtcaagtAAGATGtgaaaattagaagaaaaaaatcatatgATAAAAAGGCTTAAAGCGTTGCCCTCATAGTTGTTAAAAATTACAATATGCCACTATCTAAAATCCCCAAATTGACTTTCATCTAGAAAATCCCAAATTGGGGAACTCCTCAGTACCATCAGCAGTGAGCATCGTGCTCCGCCCCCTACAAACCCATATCGGATCTCTGATACACCCGTCGTCTAAGCCGCCAGATTGAAACCTTGAGATCCGACGCTAATCCACCGGTGGTTCTAGTTTGATGGCTTACTTCAGATCCATATTTGGATCTTAAATTGGGTTTTGATGACGTTGCGGTCGGTGTGGGTGGCTCTACACTTCCATTCTGGTGTAGTCTCTGATCTGGCATGCAAGTAGTGAGTCTCCGATAAGATATCGTCTCCAATGAGTTTAGGGTGGCTATTGAAATTGGAGAATTATCGCCAGAGTGGAGCGATATAGAAGGTCGAGTTGTGTATGAGAAGCACTGGAGACGCCGAAGTTGGGAGGATCTGGAAACTAGGCGAGGACGGTAGAGGGATGGGCGATGGTGATGGCGTCGCTGAAGAAAAAGGTGGAGTCGGGAGATAAGGACGACGTCGACGTTTCTGGGTTTGAAATGGGTGCCCAGATCATTTTTCTTGGTGCccaaaaagaaattatt
This genomic interval from Argentina anserina chromosome 1, drPotAnse1.1, whole genome shotgun sequence contains the following:
- the LOC126795187 gene encoding glutamate dehydrogenase 1, whose product is MNALAATNRNFKLAARLLGLDSKLEQSLLIPFREIKVECTIPKDDGSLASYVGFRIQHDNARGPMKGGIRYHPEVEPDEVNALAQLMTWKTAVANIPYGGAKGGIGCDPGELSVSELERLTRVFTQKIHDLIGIHTDVPAPDMGTGPQTMAWILDEYSKFHGYSPAVVTGKPTDLGGSLGRDAATGRGVLFATEALLNEHGKTISGQRFVIQGFGNVGSWAAQLIHEKGGKIVAVSDISGAIKNSQGLDIPSLLKHVKEQRGVKGFHGGELIQDSNSILAEDCDILIPAALGGVINRENANDIKAKFIIEAANHPTDPEADEILSKKGVVILPDIYANSGGVTVSYFEWVQNIQGFLWDEEKVNNELRTYMTKGFKNVKEMCKTHNCDLRMGAFTLGVNRVARATVLRGWEA